A stretch of DNA from Gimesia chilikensis:
TTCACACAGTGTTTTGTGGATGTACTGACGTAGATCGTTTAGTGACTGGATATTATCGACACTGATGCTCATGCACGCTACCTCTTGCAAAGATTCTCGTTCACCTGTTTTTTCAGGTCTCTCCCCTGACTGTCAAAGGGGACCATTCTCGAATCGACAGGTTGACCTCACGAGTATCGTCCAACCGCAGAGGCATCTGTCACAAGAGTTTGTGTGCCGTTGTCTTTGTTAAAATTTGAGAAGATTATGGAGTTCCACTATTCGTTAACGGGACAGACTTTTTCCCTGTGCGATCCGCATTTTTAGAATTCCGACTGATGAATGCCCCCGCTGGCAATTCACTGAAGTCGTTTCCTGCCCCCTCAGAGGCATGGAATACCATGCCGCTTTTATCTAACCGGAACACTCCTGCTACATTGAAGCACCCTGCACAACGCGGATGCCGGGCTGCGTACTGATTTTTCTGCTCAACAGGAAAAATCGGACGATTCACTAAATTTACCGGATCTGGATTTGTTTGTATGATGAAGGCCAACGTCAGCTTTACATCAGTTATGGCATGTAAATTTGCTCATTCAAACATCCATTAACATAGAGGGTCATCAGAAGTGCCTGTTATCTCTGCCGAGTCGCTGCAAAAATTTACCGAAACGCTCATGCTCAAAGGCGGCGCCAATGAAGAAGAAGCGCGCATCGTTTCCAAGAGCCTGGTCGACGCCAACCTGCTGGGGCACGATTCCCACGGCGTGATGCGTCTTCCCTTCTACATGGGCCGTGTCAAAGAAGGCATTCTCAAAGCCGGTGAAACTCTGAAGATCCTGAACGAAACACCGGCTGCAATCAACGGCGACGGCGGCTGGGGATTCGGTCAGACCGTGATGCACGATCTGATGAATCGCCTGATCGAAAAAGCGGGCAACCTGGGTGTCTCTGTCGGAACCCTGAAACACGCTTCGCACATCGGCCGCCTGGGAGAATATGCGGAAATGGCTGCCGCCAAAGGCATGGCATCCATCATCTGTGCCAACACACATGGCTCCGCCCCCCGCGTGGCGCCAGTGGGAGGCAAGCGTCCCCGTCTGGGAACCAATCCGATCTGTATCGGCATGCCCGGCGGAGAAAAGGGTCCCTTCGTACTCGACTTCGGCACTTCTGCCACTGCAGAAGGTAAAGTCCGCATCAAGAAAATTGCCGGCGAACAGGTTCCTCCCGGCCTGATTCTGGATCCGGATGGCAATCCCACTACCGACCCCAATATGCTCTATGGCGATCCTCCAGGGACAATCCTTCCCATGGGCGGCGATCAGGCTTACAAAGGTTTCGGTCTGTCTTTCATGGTCGAAATGCTCTGTGGTGCCCTCTCGGGTGGACAGTGTGCCTTCCCTGATCCTCCACCACCAAAGGGGAACTGTGTGTTTGTGGTCGTGATCGACCCCACTCACCTGGGAGGCCAGAATCACCTGTTGAACGAGATTACCAATCTCGAAAAGTATGTCCGCAGCGTGCCTCTCAAGGATGGCGTTACAGAAGTCTTTCTGCCGGGCGACCCGGAAAAGAAAACCGCTGCCACCCGTAATGAAACGGGCATTTCCCTCGACAAAGGGAACTGGGAAGCACTGACCAAACTGGCTGAAGAACTCGACGTTCCCGTTCCGGAAGTCCAGGACTGATCAGCCATCAATGACACAACAGCCTCGCGAATTGACCAGACAGTTCGCGAGGCTGTCTGATTTCAATCAGCCGACAAACCGGGAGCTTTAGCCATGGCGAATGAAATGGATCCGAATTCGAACCAGCCCGCTCCCGAGCAGGATGCGCGGCTCTATGTGCCCATCAATGATGCAGAAAACATCACGATTTTCGTGAAAACATCCTCGTCCAAGGAGTACTGCTTCTCCAAGTTTCCGGGCGAGGATCATTTTCACCTGCTGATGCATGGCGAGATCGTTGTCACTAACGGCCATGACCTGCACTGCGTCGACTGTGCCCTTCGGCACGGATTTCTGACCCGCGATCGCCTCAACTGGCAGCATAAGTCCCGCAGTTAGAACGCTGTCGATCCAGGTATCAATCAGACATTAACGGGTAGTACCGTCGTCGCTTTCAGATAATCGGACTCAAATTCGTCATCTTCGGAGACATGCTGTACCATATGCTCGGCTTCAGACCACCACGCGGATGCCTGGGCCTGGGTCCAGCTATTGACCTGTAACTGCTCCAGAGCTTCCAGCAGTTCGGCGGAGTTCTGGTAACGATCGTCCGGCTTCTTCTCCAGGCATTTCATAATGATCTCTTCCAGTTCAGGAGAGACCTCCGGATTCAGTTCCCGCAACGGTTTCACGGCCTGGCTCGCATGGGCGAACATCACCTTCAAAGCGTTATCCCCTTCAAAGACCGGTTTCCCGGTCAGCAGGTAATAAGCGCTCGCCCCCAGTGAGTAAATGTCGGACCGCGGTCCGGGACTGCCATCTCCAGTGACCACTTCAGGACTCGTATACAGCGGAGAGCCCACCACGGCCCCTTCCATGGTTAACTCCAGCGAAACGTCATCGGTACGATGATACTTCACCAGACCAAAGTCGAGCAGCTTAGCCACATCGAACAGACCGCCACGCTCGGCTGAGAAAATGTTCCCCGGCTTGATATCGCGGTGAATCAGCCCTTTCTGATGTGCTTCCGCCAGGGCAGAACAGACCTGTCTGAGCAGATACACAACCCGCTCCTGGGGCAGAGGTCCAAACCGCTCCACGATTTCCTGCAGGTTCAGTCCGGGCAGGAATTCCATTGCATAATAGAATGTCCCCTCTTCGGTATGCCCGTAATCGTAAATCTCAATTGTATTCGGGTGCGTCAGGCCAGCAGTCGCCTGCACTTCGCTTTCAAAACGCAGCAGGACATTTTCATCATCGACCTTGTCCCGCCGGATCAGCTTGATCGCACAGGGACGCTTCAGCAACCGATGCTCGGCCAGATAGACTTCGCCCATCCCGCCGCTGCCAATCTGTTTGCGGAGCGTGTACATCCCCACGCTTTTCAAATCGAAGGCTTCGCGCCTCAAACTGTCAACCCGATGCGAACCATAGACGGCTGTGCTCGCGGCAATCATCAGCAGGATGATTATCTCCGACAAACCGCCGCTATACAGTACTTCTGACACCTGGGGCACCTGCATCCCGGTCATGATCGCGCCCACAATCGGGCTGATGACCATCAGGCTCACCACCGAGATCACGCCCTTCAGCGAGTTCGGAATGAAGATCCCGTAAGTGAAAATCAAGATCACCCAGGGAAATGCGGTTCGCAGGGGAAATTCAAAAGCGACTTTGCCCAGTAATACCGGATCGCAGGCGCAGAGTTCACTGAAGTGCCACCAGATGAAAAATCCGGCAGGCGCACCGAAGGTGATCGCCTCACAGATCCGCAGGCGGTATTTACAGAGACAGGGCTTCCACCACAGAAAGGCGGAGACGGAGAAAAGAATCACCGCCAGAACGCCATCCAGCAGCAGCATCTGACTGTCGTGGGGGTTCTTGTACTCACCCAGCCAGAAACCGCGGATCAGGAATGCAGTTGCCCCCAGGCCTAACAGCAGGGAAGCCATCCGCAGACGCTGGAGCAGCAACGTACGTCCCTGCTCCTGAAACATACTGCCTGAACCACGAGAGACGACCCCGGCATGCGGACAGAATTTGCCGGCATCTTTTCTGATCTCCTTGGAAATCAGAGTAGGCATCGATTTTGTGTTTGCAGCAGAATGGGGTGTTGGTTTTGAACTCATCCTCAAAGTTCCCCGGTAGAAACCTGGATTAGACAGGAGCATCGCTGGATACCGTCCGTGAGCGCCTCGTTGTCAGCCGCAGCGATCTGTGATTCCTGTCTGGTTTTCTTCAGGCTAGTACCGTCTGTTCGATATATCAAATAAACTGAACGTGGAGGGCAGCATATTGACAACTATTATAGGTACTCGGAGATACGATTGACAGTAGTTTTTCTCCGGGAAGCTCAAATATGCGTGGGAGGGTATAAGCTGTTACAATCACGTAACTTATACTACTCAGACAATCTCTTCTGGTAACACTCACCCAGGTGGACCATCATCTCCAGTGCCAGCAGGTCCGCCCGCGACATGACATGCCGTGAACTTCGGTTCCCCAGCCCCCGGACAATCGTCTCCACACACTCCAGATGGAACTCCAGCACCTGACGCGAGGTCAGTCGGGCTGCCGCCAGCAGTTCCGCGATCTGGATAATCTCGTCCTTCAGACTCCCGGAGCCCATAATGACATAGGTCCGCAGCAGCTCATGATAGTATTCCGGAATGTCAGCGGGAATCTGCGCATCCGACATCGACTCTTCGGAAAGACTCTGTTCAGCCGGTGCTTCTCCAGCAGACGGTTCCAGTTCTCCCGGGTAGACCAGTGTCTGCAGTTGTTCGACCATCGAGCGCTGCTGATTCAACAACCGCTCGGCTTCATCCCGTTCACGGACCAGGCGACGATGATTTTCAACCTGCAGACGATGATGGTCTTCCTGCAGTTGCTGAACCCACAATGCCCGTTGCACATAATCCAATAATGCGGGTGAGTCCCAGCCGGCGGGGGAAACCAGCAGTTCCGCCTGGAATTCGCAGGCAGCCAGAGACAGTCGATCATCGGGTACGGATGAAATCAGAACAATCGGTTCATCACAACCACTGACGCGAATCGCCTGCAGCAGTTCGCTGCAGTGATGACGTCCCTCAACGTCGGCCTGAATCAGCAGACAATCGTAGCTGTGATTGCTCAGCAGTTTGAGCATCTCTTCGGCATTCGAGGCCCACTCCAGACGGGGCTCCTCACAGCCGATGGCATCCAGCCGTAAAGCAAAGCCCACCCACTCGGGACGCTGGCTGCTTACAAACAGCAGACGAAAGCGGGGCGGAATCACGGAAGCATGATTTTGCTCAGAGGAGGCTTGAGAGTCATCTGTCGGCGAAAGTCGGTCTGACTGCGGAGACCGGGACTGTCTTTCTGCGAAATCCGCGAAAGCAGCTGCCCCTGTCTGGTTGTGTTCATCATCCTGCACGTTCATATCCCGACCTGAAATCAGCCTGAACTATAGGGTTTTCCGTTCAAAACTGTCAATACGAGGTCGCGTTTCGCGTCTAAAATATCAGCTGCTCGGCGTTAAACACGGGCCCTTCTACGCAGGTTCGCCGATAGTCCCAGTCGTCGGCACCGACGCGGACTTTCGCCACACAACTGAAACAGGCGCCAAAGCCACAGGCCATCGGAGTCTCCAGTGACAGCCAGCAGGAAATCCCCGCTTCCCGGGCGAGCTTACTGACCGCTTCCATCATTGGTTCCGGACCACAACAGAAGATCGTTTCGGGAGGTGCAGCGCTTTCAATCCGCTGCTTGAGCAGTTCGGTGACATAGCCGGCATGTCCAAACGAGCCATCATCGGTAGCTACTTCGACTTCCAGCCCATCGAGGCGAAAATCATCCAGCCCTGCCAGGTATGCTTCCGAACGAGCCCCGTAGA
This window harbors:
- a CDS encoding Ldh family oxidoreductase, which produces MPVISAESLQKFTETLMLKGGANEEEARIVSKSLVDANLLGHDSHGVMRLPFYMGRVKEGILKAGETLKILNETPAAINGDGGWGFGQTVMHDLMNRLIEKAGNLGVSVGTLKHASHIGRLGEYAEMAAAKGMASIICANTHGSAPRVAPVGGKRPRLGTNPICIGMPGGEKGPFVLDFGTSATAEGKVRIKKIAGEQVPPGLILDPDGNPTTDPNMLYGDPPGTILPMGGDQAYKGFGLSFMVEMLCGALSGGQCAFPDPPPPKGNCVFVVVIDPTHLGGQNHLLNEITNLEKYVRSVPLKDGVTEVFLPGDPEKKTAATRNETGISLDKGNWEALTKLAEELDVPVPEVQD
- a CDS encoding serine/threonine protein kinase, whose product is MSSKPTPHSAANTKSMPTLISKEIRKDAGKFCPHAGVVSRGSGSMFQEQGRTLLLQRLRMASLLLGLGATAFLIRGFWLGEYKNPHDSQMLLLDGVLAVILFSVSAFLWWKPCLCKYRLRICEAITFGAPAGFFIWWHFSELCACDPVLLGKVAFEFPLRTAFPWVILIFTYGIFIPNSLKGVISVVSLMVISPIVGAIMTGMQVPQVSEVLYSGGLSEIIILLMIAASTAVYGSHRVDSLRREAFDLKSVGMYTLRKQIGSGGMGEVYLAEHRLLKRPCAIKLIRRDKVDDENVLLRFESEVQATAGLTHPNTIEIYDYGHTEEGTFYYAMEFLPGLNLQEIVERFGPLPQERVVYLLRQVCSALAEAHQKGLIHRDIKPGNIFSAERGGLFDVAKLLDFGLVKYHRTDDVSLELTMEGAVVGSPLYTSPEVVTGDGSPGPRSDIYSLGASAYYLLTGKPVFEGDNALKVMFAHASQAVKPLRELNPEVSPELEEIIMKCLEKKPDDRYQNSAELLEALEQLQVNSWTQAQASAWWSEAEHMVQHVSEDDEFESDYLKATTVLPVNV